A single genomic interval of Aureliella helgolandensis harbors:
- a CDS encoding AIM24 family protein, protein MGRFTIEEFIQSTAQDDSAREYFQLESDRMLEVNLDGMVWMKAGAMVAYVGKMKFTREGLLDQGLGSLLKRSVTGEGARLTKAEGAGRLYLADSGKTIQILRLEGDSIYVNGSDLLAFEPTVEWEIKMMKKLAAVVSGGFFNVRLSGTGLIAITSHFEPITLRVRPGQPVRTDPNATIAWSGNLQPEFKTDVSLKSFFGRGSGESIQMEFNGEGFVVVQPFEEVAMNHSAGG, encoded by the coding sequence ATGGGACGTTTTACGATTGAGGAATTCATTCAGTCGACTGCCCAGGATGACTCGGCGCGCGAATACTTTCAGCTGGAAAGTGATCGCATGCTGGAGGTCAACCTTGACGGCATGGTCTGGATGAAAGCGGGCGCGATGGTGGCCTATGTGGGCAAGATGAAGTTCACTCGCGAAGGCTTGCTGGATCAGGGATTGGGGTCGCTGCTCAAACGAAGCGTGACCGGCGAGGGAGCTCGGCTGACCAAAGCCGAGGGAGCAGGCCGCTTGTATCTGGCCGATAGCGGGAAAACCATCCAAATCCTGCGGCTGGAAGGAGATTCCATTTATGTCAACGGCAGCGATCTGCTGGCGTTCGAGCCCACGGTGGAATGGGAAATCAAAATGATGAAGAAGCTGGCGGCCGTGGTCTCCGGCGGCTTTTTCAATGTCCGCTTGAGTGGCACCGGACTGATTGCCATCACCAGTCACTTCGAACCAATTACACTTCGCGTTCGCCCTGGACAACCGGTTCGGACCGATCCGAATGCCACCATTGCTTGGTCTGGAAATTTGCAGCCTGAATTCAAGACCGACGTGTCGCTCAAGAGCTTTTTTGGGCGCGGTAGTGGCGAGTCCATTCAAATGGAGTTTAATGGCGAGGGATTCGTAGTCGTCCAGCCGTTTGAAGAAGTCGCCATGAATCACTCCGCAGGAGGGTAG